From a region of the Halomonas sp. HL-93 genome:
- the radC gene encoding RadC family protein, translating into MTNSKLKAGEVAGTYHVVEPVTEADIINLAKGFARRKLAKGCKITQPSQAFEHLRLLLQDYEHEVFSVLFLDTLHRVIRFEEMFRGTIDTASVYPREVLKAALAYNAAAVILVHNHPSGDPEPSDSDRQITQQLKEALGLMDIRVIDHVVVGSEGCTSFAEMGYL; encoded by the coding sequence ATGACGAACAGCAAGCTCAAAGCCGGTGAAGTAGCTGGCACTTACCATGTCGTAGAACCGGTTACCGAAGCTGACATCATCAACCTCGCCAAAGGCTTTGCACGACGCAAGCTTGCCAAAGGCTGCAAGATCACTCAGCCGTCACAAGCGTTTGAGCACTTGCGGCTGCTGCTTCAGGACTACGAGCACGAGGTATTCAGCGTTCTGTTTCTCGACACCCTGCACCGTGTCATACGCTTCGAGGAAATGTTTCGGGGTACCATCGACACCGCCAGCGTCTATCCGCGTGAAGTGTTGAAAGCGGCGCTAGCCTACAACGCGGCTGCCGTCATTCTGGTGCATAACCACCCCAGTGGTGACCCGGAACCCAGCGATTCGGATAGGCAAATCACCCAGCAACTCAAGGAAGCCCTGGGGCTGATGGACATTCGGGTGATTGATCACGTGGTGGTAGGAAGTGAAGGATGCACGTCGTTTGCAGAGATGGGGTATTTGTAG
- a CDS encoding lambda exonuclease family protein: MQILNMAQGSPEWLAARLGRVTMSELNTLLVNGKGPGGFGAGAITYMHQLMGERMTGELAEPFQGNAHTRRGHELEGVARSLYVNTSGEPKPQEVGIILNHDVGYSPDSLVGANGLLEIKTKLPKFQIEVLLSGEIPAEHVAQCQGGLWVSEREWIDFVSYWPGMPLFIKRAYRDDIMISTIAERVEAFHEEMERRISQVMVA; this comes from the coding sequence ATGCAGATCCTCAACATGGCGCAAGGCTCCCCCGAGTGGCTGGCGGCGCGTTTGGGGCGCGTCACCATGTCGGAGCTCAATACCTTGCTGGTCAACGGCAAAGGCCCTGGTGGATTCGGTGCCGGGGCCATTACCTACATGCACCAGTTGATGGGTGAGCGGATGACCGGCGAATTGGCCGAGCCGTTCCAGGGCAATGCGCATACTCGCCGCGGTCATGAGTTGGAAGGCGTGGCCCGCTCGCTCTACGTCAATACATCCGGTGAGCCGAAACCCCAGGAAGTGGGCATCATCCTCAACCATGACGTGGGCTACTCGCCCGACAGCCTGGTCGGCGCTAACGGGCTGCTGGAAATCAAGACCAAACTGCCCAAGTTCCAGATCGAGGTACTGCTGAGCGGGGAGATTCCGGCAGAGCACGTTGCCCAGTGCCAGGGCGGCTTATGGGTCAGCGAGCGGGAATGGATCGACTTTGTCAGCTACTGGCCCGGTATGCCGCTGTTCATCAAGCGCGCCTACCGCGACGACATCATGATTAGCACCATTGCCGAGCGGGTTGAGGCGTTCCATGAAGAGATGGAGCGACGCATCAGCCAAGTGATGGTGGCATGA
- a CDS encoding ERF family protein encodes MAQRTHVINSNHPETSSSAIQPDAASTNTPASLEAHPTADSTAIIQVIERAALNPDVDIDKMERLLQMQERVMDRQAMMAYSAAMAAMQTELPSIEERGQTNNGFYATLEDIVDTVRPIMQKHGFAVSFRIQTQEHGIQITGVLMHKDGHREETSMLLPADISGNKNAVQAFGSSTSYGKRYVLCALLNITTRGQDDNGNASTKTGTKTVTAFQAGQIQRLISQCPATTQEWFSGKYGSAVQVPYSDFDKLRASLSKRAVK; translated from the coding sequence ATGGCACAACGCACCCATGTCATCAATTCCAATCACCCCGAAACATCGTCATCAGCTATTCAGCCAGACGCTGCCTCGACAAACACACCGGCCTCCTTGGAGGCACATCCCACCGCCGACAGCACTGCGATCATTCAGGTGATCGAGCGTGCCGCGCTGAACCCGGACGTCGACATCGACAAGATGGAGCGTTTGCTGCAGATGCAGGAGCGGGTGATGGATCGCCAGGCCATGATGGCCTATAGCGCGGCCATGGCAGCGATGCAGACCGAACTGCCAAGCATCGAGGAGCGAGGGCAAACCAACAACGGCTTCTACGCCACCCTGGAGGATATCGTCGATACCGTGCGCCCGATAATGCAGAAACATGGCTTTGCGGTGAGCTTCCGTATTCAGACGCAGGAGCATGGTATCCAGATCACCGGTGTCCTGATGCACAAGGATGGCCACCGTGAAGAAACCAGCATGCTGCTACCCGCCGATATCAGCGGTAACAAGAACGCGGTACAGGCGTTTGGCTCCTCCACCAGCTACGGCAAGCGTTACGTGCTGTGCGCGCTGCTCAATATCACCACCCGCGGCCAGGACGATAACGGCAATGCCAGTACTAAAACGGGTACCAAGACAGTCACCGCTTTCCAGGCGGGGCAAATACAGAGGCTGATCAGTCAGTGCCCGGCGACGACCCAGGAATGGTTCAGCGGCAAGTACGGGTCTGCCGTGCAGGTGCCCTATAGCGACTTCGACAAGCTGCGGGCGTCCCTTTCCAAGCGGGCCGTTAAGTAA
- a CDS encoding DUF932 domain-containing protein: MAHLVEQMAYVGATPWHGLGQQLTRHQPLEVWQQQAGMNWHIEEAPVRFIAEGASHLGSIHSFPEQKVLYRSDNKAPLSVVSQRYKVVQPEEILEFYRDLTEYAGYELETAGVLKGGRKFWALARSGLSTSLQGQDEVNDYLLLATSCDGTLATMATPTTVRVVCNNTLQIAVDGTSQAVKVPHRSEFDPRAVKRQLGISVSQWNDFMYRMKALSERKINRREAQQYLQSVICGAEKPLDDPSKLPNYRALNKVQKLYSGEGRGSHLVTAKDTAWGLLNAVTEYVDHEKRARSNDTRMDSAWFGQGAQLKQEALDAALALVA; the protein is encoded by the coding sequence ATGGCACATCTCGTTGAACAAATGGCTTACGTCGGCGCTACCCCCTGGCATGGCCTGGGGCAGCAACTGACCCGTCATCAACCACTAGAAGTCTGGCAGCAACAGGCCGGTATGAACTGGCACATCGAAGAAGCGCCGGTACGCTTTATTGCCGAAGGCGCAAGCCACCTGGGCAGCATTCATTCCTTCCCCGAGCAAAAGGTACTCTACCGTTCGGACAACAAAGCACCGCTCTCCGTGGTATCGCAGCGCTACAAGGTGGTGCAGCCGGAAGAGATCCTGGAGTTTTACCGTGACCTGACCGAGTACGCGGGGTATGAACTGGAAACTGCGGGGGTGCTCAAGGGCGGGCGCAAGTTCTGGGCCCTGGCGCGCAGTGGCTTGAGCACATCGCTGCAAGGCCAGGATGAGGTGAACGACTACCTGCTGCTGGCCACCTCGTGTGATGGCACCTTGGCCACCATGGCGACACCCACCACGGTACGGGTGGTGTGCAACAACACGTTGCAGATCGCCGTTGATGGTACATCGCAGGCGGTGAAGGTCCCCCACCGGTCGGAGTTCGACCCGCGGGCCGTCAAGCGACAGCTGGGGATTTCCGTGTCCCAGTGGAACGATTTCATGTACCGCATGAAGGCCCTGTCGGAACGCAAGATCAACCGCCGTGAAGCCCAGCAGTACCTGCAGTCGGTGATTTGCGGGGCCGAAAAGCCTCTGGATGATCCTTCCAAGCTGCCGAACTACCGGGCACTGAATAAAGTGCAGAAGCTTTATAGCGGCGAAGGTCGGGGCTCGCACCTGGTCACCGCCAAGGACACGGCCTGGGGCCTGCTCAATGCGGTCACCGAGTATGTCGATCACGAGAAACGGGCGCGTAGCAACGATACCCGCATGGACTCGGCTTGGTTCGGACAGGGCGCGCAGCTAAAGCAGGAAGCGCTCGATGCCGCACTTGCGCTGGTGGCTTAA
- a CDS encoding LexA family protein gives MSLPVSLLGRADVAAPLCPLPLYSSAVRAGFPSPADDHLDTDLDLHQYVVKRPASTYFVRSEGDSMIGDGIHHGDLLVVDRSLDALPGRIVVICVDGELTVKRLERVGQRTYLKASNPAYPPIPIDGREYHVWGVVTHVLHSLPGATLQ, from the coding sequence ATGTCATTGCCCGTTTCCCTGCTGGGCCGAGCAGACGTTGCAGCCCCGTTATGCCCGTTACCGCTTTATTCGAGTGCCGTGCGTGCAGGCTTTCCGTCCCCCGCCGATGATCACCTGGATACCGACCTAGACCTTCACCAGTATGTGGTCAAACGCCCGGCATCGACCTACTTCGTGCGCTCTGAGGGGGACTCCATGATAGGGGATGGCATCCATCACGGTGACTTGTTGGTCGTGGACCGCAGCCTGGATGCGTTGCCAGGCCGGATTGTGGTGATCTGCGTTGATGGCGAGCTGACCGTGAAACGACTGGAACGGGTTGGCCAACGCACCTACCTCAAAGCAAGCAATCCCGCTTACCCACCCATTCCCATTGACGGGCGGGAGTACCACGTCTGGGGTGTCGTCACTCATGTGCTGCACAGCCTGCCCGGGGCAACCCTGCAATGA
- a CDS encoding Y-family DNA polymerase, with amino-acid sequence MALVDCNNFYVSCERVFNPALEGRPVGVLSNNDGCVVARSNELKALGVEMGAAMHLLSPQIRRQAILLSSNYALYGDMSRRVTEVLGEFSPHVEVYSIDESFVGFQGFDSDKLEDYGQKLRETVKQWTGIPVSVGFAPSRVLAKVANHAAKKHPAYREQGVCKLMADSIETQALLKQLPVMELWGVARRTGERLRVMGIETAWDLREADPKHIRRHFSVVQERIVWELRGQPVIQLDNMSEPKQQIMVSRSFGRLTNNPHDLREALRQHAARAGEKLRKQGSVTSAVMVFIRTNPFRNDLPQYTNRVVISLERPTDDNREITAAAVQGLRQLWRKGYAYQKAGLMLLDLSPKANRQLTLAETPQTEADAKRSERLMATVDKLNRELGRGTIQMGLPRKGNAWALRSERRTPRYTTQWNELLAVK; translated from the coding sequence ATGGCCTTGGTCGATTGCAACAATTTCTATGTGTCCTGCGAGCGGGTCTTCAACCCGGCACTGGAAGGTCGGCCGGTGGGCGTGCTCTCAAATAACGATGGGTGCGTGGTGGCTCGTTCCAACGAACTGAAAGCCCTTGGCGTCGAGATGGGCGCGGCAATGCACCTGCTGTCGCCCCAGATCCGCCGTCAAGCCATCCTACTGTCGAGTAATTACGCTTTGTACGGCGACATGTCCCGGCGCGTCACGGAGGTGCTGGGCGAGTTTTCACCCCATGTCGAGGTGTACTCGATTGACGAGAGCTTCGTAGGGTTCCAGGGCTTTGACTCCGACAAGCTGGAGGATTACGGGCAAAAATTGCGAGAGACGGTTAAACAGTGGACGGGCATTCCGGTCTCGGTGGGCTTTGCACCCTCCCGCGTCCTGGCCAAGGTCGCCAACCATGCCGCCAAGAAACACCCCGCCTACAGGGAGCAGGGCGTATGCAAGCTGATGGCTGACAGCATCGAGACCCAGGCGCTGTTGAAACAGTTGCCCGTCATGGAGCTGTGGGGTGTGGCCCGCCGCACTGGCGAGCGCCTGCGGGTCATGGGCATCGAGACAGCGTGGGATCTACGCGAAGCCGATCCGAAGCACATACGGCGGCATTTTAGCGTGGTCCAGGAACGCATCGTGTGGGAGCTGAGGGGTCAACCGGTGATACAGCTGGACAACATGAGCGAACCCAAACAACAGATCATGGTATCGCGTTCGTTCGGACGACTGACCAATAATCCGCATGATCTTCGCGAAGCGCTTAGGCAGCATGCCGCCAGGGCCGGGGAGAAGCTTCGCAAGCAAGGCAGCGTGACCAGTGCCGTGATGGTCTTCATCCGCACCAATCCCTTCCGCAACGACTTGCCGCAGTACACCAACCGCGTCGTCATCTCATTGGAACGACCCACCGACGATAATCGGGAGATCACGGCCGCTGCGGTACAGGGCTTGCGGCAACTTTGGCGTAAGGGCTACGCCTACCAAAAAGCCGGCCTGATGCTGCTCGACCTTTCCCCCAAGGCCAATCGCCAGCTCACTCTCGCCGAGACCCCGCAAACCGAAGCAGACGCCAAGCGAAGCGAGCGTCTGATGGCCACGGTTGATAAGCTCAATCGGGAGCTGGGGCGAGGCACCATCCAGATGGGCCTGCCCCGCAAAGGGAACGCTTGGGCGCTACGCAGTGAGCGGCGTACGCCACGTTACACGACACAGTGGAATGAGCTGCTGGCTGTTAAGTAA
- a CDS encoding DctP family TRAP transporter solute-binding subunit, translated as MTHFLKKTLPLTSLAAAVALATSSSSFAQEERVIEVSLPLGPESQQGVGVLKFGEELERLSDGRLTIDPQYDNALGAEREVIEGMGLGMIDAGIASTGPMGGFVDEFLLFDLPYIFENHEHAYAFLDSEHGEELAQLAEEEMNVKFLAWMENGFRHNTNSVRPLEKPSDLDGIDHRTQESRVQVDTWEALGADATPMAWTEVYTALQQGVMESQENPLATIYDVNFYEVQDYLNLTQHVYSPAPLMMGLDLFNSFSEEDQAIIMEAAQAALPVQREASQELEERFQGELEELGMTVTEPDLDPFREAVRPVIDEWSSTVGEDLVDDAINFDY; from the coding sequence ATGACACATTTCCTCAAAAAGACCTTACCTCTTACATCTCTGGCCGCTGCCGTCGCTTTAGCCACTTCTAGCTCATCTTTTGCGCAGGAAGAGCGTGTCATTGAAGTGAGTCTACCGCTTGGTCCCGAATCACAGCAGGGCGTCGGGGTGCTTAAATTTGGTGAAGAACTTGAACGCCTATCTGATGGCCGCCTAACTATTGATCCTCAGTATGACAATGCTCTAGGTGCTGAGCGTGAGGTCATCGAAGGCATGGGTTTAGGTATGATTGATGCTGGCATTGCATCGACTGGCCCGATGGGTGGTTTTGTGGACGAGTTCCTGCTCTTCGATCTTCCATACATTTTTGAAAATCATGAGCATGCCTATGCTTTCCTGGACAGTGAGCATGGTGAGGAGCTTGCTCAGTTGGCCGAAGAAGAGATGAACGTTAAGTTTCTTGCTTGGATGGAAAATGGTTTCCGTCATAACACTAACTCGGTACGCCCACTTGAGAAACCAAGCGATTTAGATGGTATTGATCACCGCACGCAGGAAAGTCGCGTTCAAGTTGATACTTGGGAAGCTTTAGGTGCCGACGCCACTCCAATGGCCTGGACTGAGGTGTACACGGCACTGCAACAAGGCGTTATGGAAAGCCAGGAAAATCCTCTGGCCACAATCTATGACGTCAACTTCTACGAAGTGCAGGATTACCTGAACCTGACTCAGCATGTTTACTCACCAGCACCTCTAATGATGGGCCTGGATCTCTTCAATTCGTTCAGTGAAGAAGATCAGGCCATCATCATGGAGGCGGCTCAGGCTGCTCTCCCCGTTCAGCGTGAAGCAAGTCAGGAACTGGAGGAGCGCTTCCAAGGAGAGCTTGAGGAACTGGGAATGACGGTGACCGAGCCCGACCTTGATCCCTTCCGCGAGGCGGTTCGTCCGGTGATCGATGAATGGAGCTCTACTGTCGGTGAAGATCTCGTCGACGATGCCATCAACTTCGACTACTGA
- a CDS encoding TRAP transporter small permease, with product MKKYLLLANRVIDHFNKLIGWGLATLLLVMTVLIFWQVFARFVIGSPLHFSDEIARFCMLWLTFLGAGYAYRNGLLISVDILLEYSGNKLASLLRIAVVLCSFLFAFIMVKYGFELTDRVSTQTAPSTRISMMWPYLAVPVGGIVIMINSVGLLIDEVLGTPPSPKQEVI from the coding sequence ATGAAGAAATATCTATTGCTAGCCAACAGGGTCATCGATCATTTCAACAAGCTGATTGGTTGGGGGCTAGCCACGCTTCTGCTGGTGATGACCGTGCTCATCTTCTGGCAGGTATTTGCTCGATTCGTTATAGGCAGCCCACTGCATTTCTCTGATGAAATCGCTCGTTTCTGCATGTTATGGCTGACGTTTCTTGGTGCCGGGTATGCCTATCGAAATGGGTTGCTAATTTCCGTAGATATCCTGCTTGAATATTCCGGCAATAAGTTGGCTAGCCTGCTGAGAATTGCCGTCGTTCTGTGTTCATTCCTCTTTGCCTTCATCATGGTGAAATACGGGTTTGAATTGACTGATCGTGTTTCAACCCAAACCGCACCCAGCACTCGGATTTCTATGATGTGGCCATATCTCGCAGTTCCAGTAGGTGGCATCGTAATTATGATTAATAGCGTGGGCTTGCTGATAGACGAAGTGCTCGGCACACCGCCAAGTCCCAAGCAGGAGGTGATTTGA
- a CDS encoding TRAP transporter large permease, whose amino-acid sequence MAILLFLLLISLFIIGVPIAFSLGLASAVTVWQGDIMPLVVVAQQIVASVNSFPLMAIPFFILAGYLMQGGGISKRLVDFSDTLVGGMTGGLAMVAIVTSLFFAAISGSGAATTAAIGSILIPAMLSKGYPSGYAAANQAASGALGVIIPPSIPLILYGIAANVSVGDMFIAGILPGVLVTLTLIIFAYFFAKANGLKGNEKSSLKDIFRAGRKAILAIFMPVIILGGIYGGIFTPTEAAVIAVVYSFMVGFVIYREIKLVDLVGILKQSAVTTAVVLSIIGTAGLYGRILQRLRVPDMISEFAISAIDSPLLFIILANLLLLVAGMFIEAAAAILIFVPILLPIAIDFGFDPIHFGIIMVVNLAMGMFTPPVGLNLFVASQISNVGISRLTWAVLPFVGIVLINLLIISLLPFLSTWLPSL is encoded by the coding sequence ATGGCTATTCTCCTGTTCTTGTTATTGATATCACTGTTCATCATCGGTGTACCAATCGCCTTCTCTCTTGGGTTAGCCTCTGCGGTTACAGTCTGGCAGGGCGACATAATGCCATTGGTAGTCGTAGCCCAGCAGATCGTAGCATCTGTGAACTCATTTCCATTGATGGCGATCCCGTTTTTCATTCTGGCGGGTTATTTGATGCAGGGGGGTGGGATATCTAAACGCCTGGTAGATTTCTCGGATACGCTAGTCGGTGGCATGACGGGTGGGTTAGCGATGGTAGCCATCGTTACTTCATTGTTCTTTGCAGCCATCTCGGGATCAGGCGCCGCCACTACAGCAGCCATCGGCTCCATTCTTATCCCAGCAATGTTGTCCAAGGGTTATCCAAGTGGTTATGCAGCTGCCAATCAAGCCGCTTCCGGCGCTCTTGGCGTAATCATTCCACCTAGTATTCCGCTAATTCTCTACGGGATTGCGGCAAACGTTTCCGTAGGTGACATGTTCATCGCCGGCATCCTGCCTGGAGTTTTGGTCACACTGACTTTGATAATCTTTGCCTACTTTTTTGCTAAGGCAAATGGCCTTAAAGGTAACGAAAAGAGTTCCCTTAAGGATATTTTTCGCGCTGGGCGAAAGGCCATCCTAGCTATTTTTATGCCAGTCATAATCCTAGGTGGTATTTACGGTGGTATTTTTACACCGACCGAAGCCGCAGTTATTGCAGTGGTTTACTCATTCATGGTCGGCTTCGTGATTTATCGCGAAATTAAGTTGGTTGACCTAGTCGGCATCCTCAAGCAGTCGGCAGTTACCACCGCTGTGGTGCTTAGTATTATTGGCACCGCAGGGCTCTATGGGCGCATTCTTCAACGCCTTAGAGTGCCGGATATGATATCCGAGTTCGCGATTTCTGCCATTGATAGCCCGTTGCTCTTCATTATCCTAGCGAATCTGTTGCTGTTAGTAGCCGGTATGTTCATAGAGGCTGCAGCTGCGATCCTCATTTTCGTGCCAATCCTTTTACCTATTGCTATCGATTTCGGATTCGATCCGATCCACTTCGGCATCATCATGGTAGTCAATTTGGCCATGGGCATGTTCACTCCACCGGTTGGTCTCAACCTCTTTGTAGCGTCTCAGATATCCAATGTTGGTATCTCGCGCCTCACTTGGGCTGTATTGCCCTTTGTCGGCATCGTACTAATAAATCTATTAATCATCAGCTTGCTGCCTTTCCTTTCCACTTGGTTGCCTTCGCTGTAA
- a CDS encoding SDR family oxidoreductase produces MTVLESLTPRYGLRVLITAGANGIGLAIAKAFKEAGAQVHVCDIDTQALASLPEGISHTVADVSLEEDINRLFQDVASLGGLDVVVNNAGIAGPTGGIDEIDNDTWTRTIDINLNGQYRVAHRATPLLKESQGLLINLASVAGRLGFAYRTPYAASKWAVVGLTKSLASELGPEGVRVNAILPGIVRGPRIEKVIEDRAAKRGLSYAEMEQENLSKISMRRMVEPSDIAAMALFLSAPGGTNISGQALSVCANVESL; encoded by the coding sequence ATGACCGTCTTAGAAAGCCTGACACCGCGCTATGGCCTAAGAGTGCTGATTACAGCAGGCGCCAATGGCATCGGCTTGGCAATAGCCAAGGCCTTCAAGGAAGCAGGTGCACAAGTGCACGTATGTGATATCGACACCCAAGCATTGGCCTCGCTGCCCGAGGGAATATCACACACTGTGGCTGATGTCAGCCTAGAAGAAGACATCAACCGGCTGTTCCAAGATGTCGCCTCTCTGGGTGGGCTTGACGTTGTGGTTAATAATGCCGGCATCGCGGGGCCAACCGGGGGGATCGATGAGATCGACAATGACACCTGGACCCGCACCATCGACATCAATCTCAATGGTCAGTACCGGGTTGCTCACCGGGCGACGCCGTTACTGAAGGAAAGCCAGGGACTGCTTATCAACCTGGCTTCGGTCGCAGGCCGCCTGGGCTTCGCCTACCGTACGCCTTATGCCGCCAGCAAATGGGCTGTGGTCGGCCTGACCAAGAGCTTGGCTAGCGAGCTCGGCCCAGAGGGAGTGAGAGTCAACGCAATTTTACCCGGCATCGTGCGTGGGCCACGTATCGAAAAGGTCATTGAAGACCGAGCGGCCAAGCGCGGGCTCAGCTATGCCGAAATGGAACAGGAAAATCTTTCCAAGATATCCATGCGACGCATGGTCGAGCCTTCCGATATTGCGGCTATGGCTCTGTTCCTGTCAGCTCCGGGGGGCACCAATATTTCGGGTCAGGCGCTGAGTGTCTGTGCCAACGTCGAATCTTTGTGA
- a CDS encoding 3-hydroxyacyl-CoA dehydrogenase has translation MTARIGIIGAGLIGRAWAIVFARSGMTVCLYDVDANALDQARDAIRQSLQDLQQVGLIEDVEAPLSLIQTESDLAHAMMGVEYVQECGPEDVAAKRRIYNELESVVAPDTVLASSTSGISASRFTDHLKHPARCLVAHPVNPPYLIPLVEVAPSPATSEVSVNSTMQLMEEAQQTPILVRKEIQGFILNRLQGALLNESLRLFRDGYVSAEDLDKTVKHGLGLRWSFMGPFETIDLNAPNGVVDYGDRYGPLYRDVDRQRGDDDPWDVTTLAALGQERREQLPSEGLAKRQAWRDRRLMALMAHQRHIETQ, from the coding sequence ATGACAGCACGTATAGGAATAATCGGCGCAGGCTTGATTGGTCGCGCTTGGGCCATTGTTTTTGCCCGAAGCGGTATGACTGTATGCCTGTATGACGTTGATGCTAATGCTCTGGACCAAGCCCGAGACGCTATTCGTCAATCTCTTCAGGACTTACAACAGGTGGGCTTGATCGAGGACGTTGAGGCACCTCTATCCCTCATTCAGACAGAAAGTGACCTCGCACACGCCATGATGGGTGTTGAATACGTTCAGGAATGTGGGCCAGAAGACGTTGCTGCCAAACGGCGTATTTATAACGAGCTTGAGTCGGTGGTAGCGCCAGATACCGTGCTGGCTAGTTCCACCTCCGGTATCTCCGCGTCCCGGTTCACGGATCACCTGAAACACCCTGCGCGCTGCTTGGTAGCCCATCCTGTCAATCCACCTTACTTGATTCCTTTAGTTGAAGTAGCCCCATCACCCGCTACTTCGGAAGTATCGGTTAACAGCACCATGCAATTGATGGAAGAAGCGCAGCAGACCCCAATCCTGGTTCGCAAGGAAATTCAAGGCTTCATACTCAATCGTTTGCAAGGCGCATTACTGAACGAATCGTTACGCTTGTTTCGTGATGGCTATGTTTCCGCTGAGGATCTGGACAAGACTGTCAAACACGGTCTTGGACTGCGCTGGTCGTTTATGGGGCCATTCGAAACCATCGACCTTAATGCGCCTAACGGAGTCGTAGATTATGGCGATCGCTATGGCCCACTTTACCGCGATGTCGACCGACAGCGCGGGGATGATGACCCCTGGGATGTCACCACCCTGGCTGCCCTAGGACAGGAACGACGAGAGCAGCTACCTTCCGAAGGCCTAGCAAAGCGGCAAGCTTGGCGCGACCGCCGCCTAATGGCATTGATGGCGCATCAGCGTCATATCGAGACCCAATAA
- a CDS encoding 3-keto-5-aminohexanoate cleavage protein, which produces MANKRKVIITCAVTGAIHTPSMSPHLPVTPEEIAEAGIAAAEEGASILHLHARDPNNGKPTQDPAIYERFLPRIKKATDAVINLTTGGSPHMTVEERMRPAMEFKPELASMNMGSINFGLFPMLNRYENLEYEWERAHLENSRDLVFKNTFADIEKAMTLGAKNGTRFECECYDIGHLYNLRNLMDRGIISGKVFVQSVFGILGGIGPHPEDVMHMRRTANRLFGDDYEWSVLGAGGNQMRIAAQATAIGSHVRVGLEDSLWLSPGKLAESNADQVAKVREILEGLSFEVATPEEAREMLQLKGADQVGF; this is translated from the coding sequence ATGGCTAACAAGCGCAAAGTCATCATTACCTGCGCCGTAACCGGTGCCATCCATACGCCGTCCATGTCTCCACACCTGCCGGTGACACCTGAGGAAATTGCCGAGGCCGGCATTGCTGCTGCTGAGGAGGGCGCTTCCATACTTCACCTTCATGCCCGCGATCCTAATAATGGTAAGCCCACACAAGATCCAGCGATCTACGAGCGCTTTCTACCGCGTATCAAGAAAGCCACCGATGCGGTCATCAATCTTACCACTGGTGGCAGCCCGCATATGACCGTGGAAGAACGCATGAGGCCAGCCATGGAGTTCAAACCCGAGCTTGCCTCTATGAACATGGGGTCGATCAACTTTGGGCTGTTCCCCATGCTCAACCGCTATGAAAATCTCGAGTACGAATGGGAGCGTGCCCATCTAGAGAATAGTCGTGACCTGGTCTTCAAGAACACTTTTGCTGATATCGAAAAGGCCATGACGCTTGGTGCAAAGAACGGCACCCGATTTGAGTGCGAATGCTACGATATTGGCCATCTCTACAATCTACGCAATCTGATGGACCGTGGCATTATTAGCGGAAAAGTGTTTGTGCAAAGTGTGTTTGGCATCCTGGGCGGTATCGGCCCCCACCCTGAGGATGTTATGCATATGCGCCGAACCGCCAACCGCCTATTCGGAGACGACTACGAATGGTCGGTTCTGGGTGCCGGAGGTAACCAGATGCGTATTGCCGCTCAAGCGACGGCCATTGGGAGCCATGTACGCGTCGGTCTTGAAGATTCGCTATGGCTTTCCCCCGGAAAGCTAGCTGAAAGCAACGCAGATCAAGTAGCCAAAGTTCGCGAAATACTCGAGGGTCTTTCCTTTGAAGTAGCAACGCCCGAAGAAGCACGAGAAATGCTTCAGCTTAAAGGAGCCGACCAAGTCGGCTTCTAA
- a CDS encoding gamma carbonic anhydrase family protein: MPVYRLEGNTPDIASGALVMEEATLIGRVHLANKVSVWPGAVLRGDNEPISVGDGSNLQDGCVVHTDPGHPVNIGCQVTVGHLAMLHGCKVGDGVLVGMNATLLNGAEIGDHCIIGAGALVTSGKRFPPRSLIVGVPAKVVRELTDEEVQGALDNSTVYVKKIDQYRSLEKLCE; the protein is encoded by the coding sequence ATGCCAGTGTATCGACTTGAAGGCAACACTCCCGACATAGCGTCGGGCGCCTTGGTGATGGAAGAAGCTACGCTGATTGGGCGTGTTCATCTTGCCAATAAAGTATCTGTCTGGCCTGGCGCTGTGCTACGCGGAGATAATGAACCTATCAGCGTTGGAGATGGGAGTAATTTGCAGGATGGCTGTGTGGTACACACCGATCCCGGACATCCAGTCAACATCGGTTGTCAGGTAACTGTTGGCCACCTAGCCATGCTACATGGTTGTAAAGTTGGCGACGGCGTACTAGTGGGCATGAACGCCACGCTACTTAACGGTGCTGAGATTGGTGATCATTGCATCATCGGTGCAGGGGCTCTAGTCACCTCAGGCAAACGATTTCCTCCGCGCTCGTTAATTGTGGGTGTACCCGCTAAGGTGGTCAGAGAGCTTACCGATGAAGAAGTGCAAGGCGCATTAGATAACAGCACGGTTTACGTGAAAAAGATCGATCAGTATCGGTCACTTGAAAAGCTGTGCGAGTGA